The genome window CAGCTTCACCCGGTCTGTGCCCAGTGCCTCCCGGCCGAGGCGGGCGGTGAGCAGGGCGTCGCGAGCGGTGTAGCAGCCGGCGGTATTCGGCAGAACGGCGATGTCCAGCCGGTTGAGCAGGTCGAACAGGGAGGTGCCGGTGGACGGGGTGAACCGGCGCAGGGCGACGGTGGTCAGTTGGGTGCCGGAGGCGAGCAGGGCGTCCTCCAGGACAGACTGGGAGGTGGCCCCGCCGGTGCCCATGATCAGACGGGAATCGAGTGTGGTGGACCCGATGGTGAGCGTTCCGGTGGATGACATGGTCCTAGCCTCCCTGCATGGCGGTGATGATCTCGACCTCGGATGCGGAGGTCAGTGTGGTGGTCGTCCACCGGCTGCGCGGGACGACGGCGGCGTCGAGCGCCACAGCCACGCCGAGCTGGTCAGACTCCGGATCATGGCCGGTGATGTCGGCGACGACGTCGGCGAGCACGGTGCCCTCGGCGTAGTTGTGGGGCTTTCCGTTGACGGTGACGGTCATCGTGGTCACAGTGTGGTCCTTTCGGGGGATCGCGGAGAATCGCCGGAGAATCGTCGGGGATCGGTGGCGGCGAGGATGGCGGCGTCCGGTGCGGACAGTGCGGTGCCGAGCACCAGGTCGGCGGCGAGACGGCCACCGAGAGGGGCCAGCAGGATGCCGTGGCGGGAGTACCCGGTGGAGACCACGAGATTGTCCACGCCAGCGAGGTGGCCGAGACAGGGCAGGTCATCGGGGGTCCCCGGGCGCGCCCGGGCGAGGATCTCGGTGAGCTCCAGGTCCGCGGCACCAGGCACGAGCACCTGGGCGTCCCGCAGGAGCTGGTACGCGCCCTCCAGCACCACACCGTCGAAGCCGTCCTCGCGTTCGGTAGCGCCGATGACGATCTCCCCGTCGGTGCGGGGGACGAGGTACACGGGTCTGCCGTCGACCAGGCCGCGGACCGTCCGGTCGATCAGCGGGGGCCGGCCGGGACGGACCCGGGCCCGGAGGATGTCACCGTGGACCGGGCGGAGCCTGACACCCTCCGCTTCCGGCAGGCCGTTGATCCCGGCGAGTGCGACCCCGGGGCACAGCAGGGTGGTGTCAGCGAGGATCTCGGAGCCGTCGTCCAGGCGTACCCCGGTGACCGCCGTGCCGTCGCGCAGGACGTCGGTGACTCGCCGGTGCACCACTGAGGACCGACCGTCGGTGGTCAGTGCTTCGATGAGGGACGGGACCAGGACCCGTGGGTCGATCTGGTGGTCGTCGTGAACGAGGAACGCTCCGGCGATGGTGGGGGACAGCGCCGGCTCCAGCCTCCGGGCCTCGCGGACGGTGAGCCGTTCCACCGTCATCCCGGAGGAACGCTGCAGTTCCGCGAGGTCGGCGAAGGTGTCCCGGTCAGCAGGGTGGGCACCGATATCGAGGGTCTCGGTCCCCCGGAAACCGACGCCGTGGCCGAGGACCTCCTCGAGCTCGGCGACGAGACCGGGGTACATCGCGGCCGAGGCGGTCATCAGACCCCGCATGGTCTCGTGCTGGTAGACCACCTCGCTGACCGCGGCGATCATCCCCGCGGCGGCGAAACTGGCACCATGGCCCGGGGTCGGGTCGACGACGGTGACCGACTGCCCTGCCTTGTGCAAGTTCCAGGCGGCGGTAAGTCCGGCCACTCCGGCGCCGACGATGACGGTGTTCATGTGCGTCCTTTCCTCCGGCGGCATGATCCGCGTCAGGTGGTGAACGGTCGACCGGTCCCCGGTCCTCTCAGCCCCGTGCCGGGGCTCCCGCAGTGCGCGTGACGGCTACCATTTCACCACATGAGCTGTTTTCCCCCGCCTGCCGACCCCGATCTGGACCGCCGCCGACTGCTAGCGGAGTCGACCCTGTACTTGTGCACACCGGCACGGACCGAACAGGGGGATCTGCGCGAGTTCCTCCACGCCGCCTATGACGGGGGAGTGGACATCATCCAGCTGCGCGACAGGTCTATCGACACCTGTGACGAGATCGCCGCGCTGGAGGTCCTGGCCGCGGTCGCGGCCGACCACGGCAAACTCTTCGCCGTCAACGACCGGGCGGACATCGCTGCACTGGTGGGGGCGGATGTCTTCCACATCGGGCAGACAGATCTGACGGTGGCACAGGCCCGGGACCTGTTGGGACCGGACGTGATTGTGGGCCTGTCGACCCACTCGCTCGATCAGGCCCGTGCCGCGATGGAGGACGCCGCCCTGGACTACTTCTGCACCGGCCCGCTGTGGGAGACGCCGACGAAACCGGGCCGCG of Corynebacterium terpenotabidum Y-11 contains these proteins:
- the thiS gene encoding sulfur carrier protein ThiS translates to MTVTVNGKPHNYAEGTVLADVVADITGHDPESDQLGVAVALDAAVVPRSRWTTTTLTSASEVEIITAMQGG
- the thiO gene encoding glycine oxidase ThiO, which codes for MNTVIVGAGVAGLTAAWNLHKAGQSVTVVDPTPGHGASFAAAGMIAAVSEVVYQHETMRGLMTASAAMYPGLVAELEEVLGHGVGFRGTETLDIGAHPADRDTFADLAELQRSSGMTVERLTVREARRLEPALSPTIAGAFLVHDDHQIDPRVLVPSLIEALTTDGRSSVVHRRVTDVLRDGTAVTGVRLDDGSEILADTTLLCPGVALAGINGLPEAEGVRLRPVHGDILRARVRPGRPPLIDRTVRGLVDGRPVYLVPRTDGEIVIGATEREDGFDGVVLEGAYQLLRDAQVLVPGAADLELTEILARARPGTPDDLPCLGHLAGVDNLVVSTGYSRHGILLAPLGGRLAADLVLGTALSAPDAAILAATDPRRFSGDSPRSPERTTL
- the thiE gene encoding thiamine phosphate synthase; translated protein: MSCFPPPADPDLDRRRLLAESTLYLCTPARTEQGDLREFLHAAYDGGVDIIQLRDRSIDTCDEIAALEVLAAVAADHGKLFAVNDRADIAALVGADVFHIGQTDLTVAQARDLLGPDVIVGLSTHSLDQARAAMEDAALDYFCTGPLWETPTKPGRAATGLSLVTETARMLADAPERWQRDKAWFTIGGVNAQTLPEVVAAGGRRAVVVRALTLAVDPRSAAAELKGQLTQG